The Oncorhynchus clarkii lewisi isolate Uvic-CL-2024 chromosome 8, UVic_Ocla_1.0, whole genome shotgun sequence nucleotide sequence TAAGAAACTTTTGTTTTTTTCATTTTCCGTTGCAAACTGGTTTGTGCTAAGGAATACAACATACACAAAACAAGTTCAACAGGAAGTCCGGGACGAGGTGGGTGAGGAGGAAGTGATCCAGGTGGTTGAACCCCAGCTGCATCTCGAAACCCTCCTGTCTTGGTGTAGGGACACTGGTAGATGCCTGCGTTGTAGATGAGCACATCAACTTTTTGTTCTTCCTAATGTGGGGAGACAGAAGGAAAACAGGCATGTAAGAGGCACACACAGTGAATGATTAGCATAGGTTTTTTTTAATGATGGCTGGATGACTGTGTCGTGTtggtctctatatatatctctcaaTCTATATAATTTGTAATAAACTACAATAATTGCAAGTGATTTCCAGTGAAGGAATTGTAATTAGGATAACTAAACCCTGTACTGAATTTATTTCAAACTTAATTGACGTTGTTAGCTTTTGTAAACAAATACCAAGTGACTGTGTACACACGTGACTGTTTCAGCACTTTGGACAGCACACCATTGCGCACTTTGAAAGGTTACCTTCATTACTAAACACTGGAGTTTGTGCAGCTTCCCGGCATAGGCTTTCACTATGCCACTGTTCGTTCCGGTCAAAATTACCGTCTTTCCCCCCATCATATCTGCCGGGTACTGGAGCAACTGTACCAATTTCTTCCAGGAGAAAACATTCGGAAACAATGAGCAATATTTCACCACCGACAACAGCTGCCACAAGAATCGCAACTGACATTACAGCGAGGACTTTAGGTTTCACTTACAAAATATATATGCGTGAGCTAGAGAAGAACTACAACACCCACAAGCCTTTGCGGTGTTTTCGCATGGCCATATTCTCGTGACACCTTGCTAAATAAGAAATAGTCGCACCCTGCTGGTAGACAATGgtctgtatttgtatttattatggatccccatggcagcagctactcttcctggggtccagcaaaatgaaagcagttatacaatttaaaaaacattacagtacatttcacaacagatttcacaacacattaagtgtgtgccctcaagcCACTAGtgtactaccacatatctacaacacaaaatccacgTGTACATGTCTGTATAGTacatgttatcatgtgtgtatgcatgtgtctatgcctgtgtgtgtctcttcacagtccccactgtttcatatttttaaatctaattttactgcttgcatgagttacttgatgtggaatagagttccatgtagtcagggctctatgttgttctgtgtgcctcccatagtctgttctggacttggggactgtgaagaaactttttgtggcatgtcttgtaggTAATTCATGGGTGtctcagtgcattcaacatgtcaatacttctcacaaatacaagtagtgatgaagtcaatctctcctctactttgagccactactcccttcatagaacTGTGCAATcggactctaaccagaatagaaagaggagtggtaggCCCCGGTgccaactgagcaagaggacaagtacattagagagtcactgttgacattgagactggtgttttgtgggtactatttaatgatgctgccagttgaggatttgtgaggcatctgtttctctaTCTAGACacgctaatgtacttgtcctcttgctcagttgtgcaccggggcctcccactcctctttctattctggttagagccagtttgcactgttctgtgaagggagtagtacacagtgttgtacgagatcttacATTTCTtatcaatttctcgcatggaataaccttcatttctcaaaacaagaagAGACTGGCGAGTTACAGAAGaatgttctttgtttctggccatttcgagcctttaatcaaacccacaaatgctgatgctccagatactcaactagtataAAGAAGGCAAGTTttactgcttctttaatcagaacaagatgtgctaacataattgcaaaagggttttctaatgatcaattatccttttaaaatgataaacttggattagctaacccaacgtgccattggaacacaggagtgatggttgctgataatgggcctctgtacgcacaTGTAAATATTCCatgaaaaatctgccgtttccaactacaatagtcatttacaacattaacaatgtctacactgtatttctgatcaatttgatgttattttaatggacaaaaaattagcttttctttcaaaaaacaaggacatttctaagtgacctcaaacttttgaatggtagtgtacattagCCCAACCATCCCAAGGGGGACCCACCATTCATGTAGAggctgtgttctgttagacaggtgaCTCTCAATCCACAGTATAGCAGgagatgtaaagccataacacatatgtttttccagcagcagattatgatcgataatgtcaaaagctgcacggAATTcttacaaaacagctcccacaatcattttattatcaatttctctcagccaatcatcagtaatttgtgtaagtgctatacatgttgaatgcccttccctataagtctactgaaaatctgttgttaatttgtttactgtgaaatagcgttgtcattttttcccaaagtttactaagggttggtaacaggctgattggtcggttgtttgagccagtaaagagTGCTTTGTTATTCTtcggtagcggaatgacttttgcttccctccaggcctgagggcacaaacTTTCCTGGAGGCTTAGATTGAACAGATGGCAACTAGTAaaggcaatatcgtccgctatcaTCCTCAGTGAATGTCTACCCACGTTATCAGACCcaagtggcttgtcattgttgatagacaacaatctttgcttctcctcttccacactcactttatggAATTCGACATTTCAATGcttgtcatgcctaagtttgctaaccttgccaatgaaaaaaacattaaagtagttggcaatatcagtgggtttggtgatgagtgagccatctgattcaatgaatgatggggctgagtttgcctttttgccctacatttaatttaaggtgctccaaagctttttactataatTCTTTATATCAGATATCTTTGCTAATCtgtatataatttatctttgtctGAGTTGTAGCCTACACTGTAATAACTACCAATATGTAACAGGTTCCTGTAAATAACCCTTTACACTTTTGCCCAAATAAGACACAAAACAACCTTTCATGTTCTTACAACTTTATTGTAGAAAATATCTGATGACCCACTTTCTTAAGTAACACACCTTTGATGCACAACCAACAGCAATAGGCTAACAATAATGCACATTCCTAGGATGCTCTATCTATTCTGTTTCTACACTATCACCCCGTTCTCCTAGACGCAGGGTGAACTTGGCAAGAACATACTGAATAGGCCTATAGCAGAAAGCTTGGAAATCATCATGCCAGTTGTGTATGCCATGTATTTGTAGGTGCACAGATAAATGACATTATTTTCAGGGAATTAATAAAAGCAGGCCTACCACCCCCTCATATTTCCCTCACTAGGTCTGTGCTGTACTGTGTAGAGTCAAACCATAGGGTGGCTTTCATTTAATACACATTGTACTGTACAGCTTACACACACTTCTGCTGATTTGGCATCTTGGAGAGACATGAACAACGAGGAAGGGGACATCGATGAACCTACTGTACATTTCACAGGGGAGATGTTCGCCAAAAAAGATTCATTGCAATACAAAAAGTAGAGGTATAAATCATCTAGAAACACAACTGAACATTCTAAATATCCATTCTTGTGAGTTAAGCCTACAACATGTACTATTTGACACTTGCTTTCTGTACATGCTGAATAACCTAATGGAGAAGCAGAGTCGAAAGTGTAGGGACAGGTTGGAAATACAGATATACTCAGCCTATCTAAGAATGGGGATAGTAACAAGGCATGAGGTGAGAGAGCCAATGCTGAAGAGGTCTggctggaggaggaggtggtgggggaTATGGGTAGACTCAAGGCTGGGCCTcagtctctgcctctgcctcagtGCTGGGTTCATCGTAGATGTAGCTCCCAACACCTCCAGTGTTCACACCTGGAATGGAACAATGGACATCTGACTATGGTGATATCTATGAAATATCATAATACATGTAAAGCATAGCAATAGGGTGGTTGGTCTTTCAATTGGTTAAGAGGAAGAAAGTCTTGAGTATAGCATACCTTTGGGCCCAAACAGGGTGGCATAACACGGTTTGTGGCAGTAGGGCTGcccatcatgctgaaacagaatgGAATTAATATAATTTACTGTACCCAGACAGTTCCTGCCACATGCAATATAATTATATAATTACTAGAACTGCACTACGTTACACTCCCACTGTAAATTGTACATTTTATAAGTATATTCTTAGTATATTCTCTGTACATTTTCAACTGTAAATTTGCATACTCTCTTATCATGTGTAACTGTTCTTTGTTTATTGTATTTATATTGTATGTACTGCATGTAGATTATGTGTtgtctgtctatcactagcagcaccttCTCACTAAGTCAAATTCCGAGTACGTGGAAAATGTCATTCAGATTCAGAGAGCACAGACAGGGCATCTCCTTAAATCTTTCtattttctctcctttctccacaTCTCCCTCTTCCCTACCCCTTCTCCCTGTTTTCTGTCTCTCACCTCTGCATGGCTTCCAGGGGCCAGGGTCTTGCAGCATCTCTCACAGCGCAGACAGGGTCGATGCCAGTCCTTCCCCAGGGACGTTACCTTCTCAgctgcacacacaagcacacacggaagcgcacgcacacacaatatCAGGCATATCACCATGGAAACAACATTCCTCTAGTACTTACAGTTGCCAGTCACCATGTGCATTgtagacacacactcacatacacatatacatacacagatATATGATACATACAGATAcacaaattcttcaaagtagccaccctttgccttgatgacagcgttgctcactcttggccttctctcaaccagcttcatgaggaatggttttccaacagtcttgaaggagttcccacatatgctgatcacttgttggcttcttttcaTAACAGGCTTACTTAACATAACAGGCTTACCAAAATACACTGTCTTGCTGCATCTTGGACATTTACTGGGCTCTCCAGAAAAAGTGGAGAAGCTTGCGGCTGTGtcagaaagagatggaggagaaaagGACTGTTACACAACCAGTGGTCAAAATACACTGAATACCCTCTCCATATGGGATAACGCATGACAGTAGCTCTATCCTTCTTTTTTGAGTTTGTcctctttttaattttttttctgTCATGTTCCTTACCCTTCACTGGGCCTCTGGCGTGAGCTTTCTTCTCCTCGAGTTTGGCCCCTGTTTCCGTGGAAACGCTGGCAGGGGTATCGTTAACGGGAGCCTCATAGACATAAGAGCCAGCACCTCCTATGTTCACAcctacagcgagagagagagagaggctttattacATACTGTGCGAGCACATTACCCAAAGCAGTTTCCTTTTATGAGACTCTGGAGAAGTATAAATTAGGCCTATCTTAAGGGCTCACTGTAATTAAACATTTTATTAGCACATAAGCACAAAACAAAATAATGGCTGACGATAAAGTTGATGTATTTCACCTTTTGGTCCAAAGAGGGCAGCATAGCATGGCTTGTGGCAGTAGGGTGTTCCATCATGCTGTGAACAGAAGGAAAGACAACAGCAAAAGTATCTGGGAACAAACACATTGGACTGTGTTGGGCTTCATTTTGGTATTAAACTCAAGTCAAAAAATACCCCTATAACATATTGATGTCCATTCCAGCATTGAGGGCTGCATGACTGACTTGAGTTTAAAAAAGCTGACGTAGCTTTGGAGGGATCTTTGGATCTTTTAAACAAACATGCCACAAATAAGAGAGGAACCCAATGGATTTCAGATTGCACTGTACACTACACGTAAAACCATATCCTTTAGTAGCCTGTATGAACCTCAATAGAGGCCAATCCCATCTGTTCGTAACTGGCCTAGCctcctgtacagtactgtacagtgccCATATTGATGAATAGGCTCTGTCAGAATGCTGATACTCGCCCCATGAGGCCCTAACCCTCTCTAACTCTCCCAGGGATCTATGGTAACAGAGCCAAAAATGTCTGCACAGTTACTCCTCTCTATTGTACACAAAGCCCCCTGTGGTTGTCCcctgactgtctctgtgtggGGTAAGCTACCGACTCCTCTTACTTCAGCATGGCCCCCTGGGTTCAGGGTCTTGTTGCAGCGCTCACATTTCAGACAGAACTTGTGCCAGTCTTTCCCCAGGGATGTCACCTTCTccgctggggggaggagagacagagagagggggggtgctACATTACTGTAGAGGAAAGGGACATGTTGTGGTTGCATTCACATATGTAGATGTCAACTGAGTATGAGATGCTACAGAATGAGCTAGTTCGGTAGGGAAGGACATTTCTCTGGCGGTTGGATTGGATTGGTTAGTCATTCATTTCTTTATCAACCTAAACCCCACCCTGTCCATTGCCTTCTGAACGGAAGTCTGGTTATCTCTGTTGTACAGAGGAGTAGAttctctttcatgttgatgaTCATGTTATATTGATTCCACCATTTTCTCCACATCTCCATTGTGCctccatttcccccccccccctctctcagacTTTCCCATAGCATGAGTCACCACTGTAATTCAAAAGCCTGTTTCATATCTCAAATCCCAGAGCCTCTGCCCCACTTCTGTCCGTTCCGCCTGGCCATCATTCTGCCAGATTCACAAGCCCACACGCACACATTGGCACGCATGCACAGTCACAATCTGCCTGCAAATTAGACTACAGTAAGAGAGGAGACAATATGTTGCAAATGCTTCCTGTCCCATGTCTAATTCCTGTCCCTGGCTGCTGTGGGattgcaaggagagagagagaggacatagaacaAGCTACTCAATGAGGCTTTTATCTCTAACCTCTGTTAGATATAGCCCAGAATACCGAGGCAGGCCACATGCCTCTGGCACACCCAGATATCCCATGCTTTTTAGACTGGCGACCTGGCGACTAATGCAAGATACAGTTAAGTGGGAGGCAGTGACCACATAGTCACCTCGGCA carries:
- the LOC139415279 gene encoding cysteine-rich protein 2-like — translated: MASKCPKCDKTVYFAEKVTSLGKDWHKFCLKCERCNKTLNPGGHAEHDGTPYCHKPCYAALFGPKGVNIGGAGSYVYEAPVNDTPASVSTETGAKLEEKKAHARGPVKAASFSTFSGEPSKCPRCSKTVYFAEKVTSLGKDWHRPCLRCERCCKTLAPGSHAEHDGQPYCHKPCYATLFGPKGVNTGGVGSYIYDEPSTEAEAETEAQP